The following proteins are co-located in the candidate division WOR-3 bacterium genome:
- a CDS encoding radical SAM protein: MAVRWVGIRNRTGRRNGREQLTTRFFEQVRRTPLLRLPLKGSIDLTYRCNNNCRHCWVRVPAGGPEAELSFDEIRRIADEARAMGCREWSISGGEPMLRPDFPEIFDYLTRKARSYTLNSNGTLITPEIARLLARKGSKMIALYGATAEVHDHITRSPGSFDAVIRGCRYLKEAGAGFIMQLVPMRDSYQQFDEMVRLAKSLSSHHRVGAPWLYLSACGSAERNTEIARQRLDPKDVVALDQPDLAYEQSEEPESTVHRTPLTVNGDDRLFAGCITGRRDFHVDPYGRMTFCSFIKDPALSFDLRTGTFRTAWEEFIPDLADKVRGGDEYLENCGSCGHRQDCRWCGAFGLLEHGRYGARVEYLCEVARENRSSKEEWRRDHRRYFEIAGITLQVESDLPFTDQTFDPKFSKFLKDGPGPDVVTIRHHFELPCLKPDKLGREVYRKPPWAIYRKGQSWVYLGISPDSDDERFHQVVVFNNDYSRGEFYRPNEDEFQAGNLHSLTLFPTDQILLAQLLADRQGCFLHSAGAIVGPASDPCTNSRNKQQSEGSGLLFLGHSEAGKSTTVKLIRDQAEILCDDRNIVRWEPDGFRVYGSWSHGEVPLVSASSAPLRAILFIEKSLNNRLVLVADRNEVLKRLLACVIRPMETAGWWEKTLSLIEALAREVPSYIMEFDKSGRIVEQILALARREAKVEARSEETG; the protein is encoded by the coding sequence ATGGCAGTCAGGTGGGTCGGGATACGCAACCGCACAGGACGCCGGAACGGGAGAGAGCAGTTGACAACAAGGTTTTTTGAGCAGGTCAGAAGAACGCCGCTTCTCAGGCTGCCTTTGAAGGGGAGTATCGACCTGACCTACCGCTGCAACAACAACTGCCGTCACTGCTGGGTACGTGTACCTGCAGGCGGGCCCGAAGCGGAGCTGAGCTTCGACGAGATCCGACGAATTGCCGACGAGGCGCGGGCAATGGGCTGCCGGGAATGGTCGATTTCCGGGGGCGAGCCGATGCTGCGGCCGGATTTCCCGGAGATATTCGACTACCTCACCCGCAAGGCGCGTAGCTACACCCTGAACAGCAACGGCACGCTCATCACGCCGGAGATTGCCCGTCTCCTTGCCCGCAAGGGTTCCAAGATGATTGCCTTGTACGGCGCAACCGCCGAAGTACACGACCACATCACACGCAGCCCCGGCTCGTTCGACGCCGTGATACGGGGCTGTCGGTATCTGAAGGAGGCCGGGGCCGGTTTCATCATGCAGCTGGTACCGATGCGCGACAGCTACCAGCAGTTCGACGAGATGGTGAGACTGGCAAAATCACTCAGCTCGCACCACCGGGTGGGCGCGCCGTGGCTCTATCTTTCAGCATGCGGTTCGGCCGAACGTAATACGGAGATTGCCCGCCAGCGTCTGGACCCAAAGGACGTTGTCGCCCTGGACCAGCCGGACCTTGCGTACGAACAATCCGAAGAGCCGGAGTCCACCGTGCACCGTACACCGTTGACCGTGAACGGTGATGACCGGTTGTTTGCCGGGTGCATCACCGGGCGCCGGGACTTTCACGTGGATCCCTACGGCAGGATGACGTTCTGTTCATTCATCAAGGACCCGGCGCTGAGCTTCGACCTGCGAACGGGCACTTTCCGCACCGCGTGGGAAGAGTTCATCCCCGACCTTGCCGACAAGGTGCGTGGCGGCGATGAATACCTGGAAAACTGCGGTTCGTGCGGGCACCGGCAGGACTGCCGTTGGTGCGGTGCCTTTGGTCTTCTTGAACACGGCCGGTATGGTGCAAGGGTGGAGTACCTCTGCGAAGTGGCGCGTGAGAACCGCAGCTCCAAAGAAGAGTGGCGGCGAGACCACCGCCGTTACTTCGAGATCGCCGGCATCACGCTCCAGGTTGAGTCGGACCTGCCGTTCACCGACCAGACCTTTGACCCCAAGTTCAGCAAGTTCCTGAAGGACGGCCCGGGACCGGACGTGGTGACCATCCGCCATCACTTCGAACTGCCCTGCCTGAAACCGGATAAGCTGGGGCGTGAGGTCTACCGCAAACCGCCCTGGGCCATATACCGAAAGGGACAGTCCTGGGTATACCTGGGCATCTCACCCGACAGCGATGATGAGAGATTCCACCAGGTGGTCGTCTTCAACAATGACTACTCCCGAGGCGAGTTCTACCGCCCGAACGAAGATGAGTTTCAAGCCGGCAATCTCCATTCCCTCACCCTGTTTCCCACCGACCAGATTCTGCTGGCCCAGCTTCTCGCCGACAGGCAGGGCTGTTTTCTGCATTCAGCCGGGGCGATCGTCGGACCAGCATCAGATCCATGCACGAACAGCAGGAACAAGCAACAGAGCGAAGGCTCAGGGCTGCTCTTCCTGGGTCACTCCGAGGCAGGCAAATCGACAACCGTTAAACTCATCCGGGACCAAGCCGAGATTCTATGCGACGACCGGAACATCGTCCGGTGGGAGCCGGACGGGTTCCGGGTCTACGGTTCGTGGAGCCACGGCGAGGTACCGTTGGTGTCCGCTTCCTCGGCGCCGCTGCGGGCCATCCTGTTCATAGAGAAATCCCTAAACAACCGCCTGGTTCTGGTCGCCGACCGCAACGAGGTGCTGAAACGCCTGCTGGCCTGCGTTATCCGGCCGATGGAAACGGCGGGTTGGTGGGAGAAGACGCTCTCGCTGATTGAGGCCCTGGCGCGCGAAGTCCCGTCCTACATAATGGAGTTCGACAAGAGCGGCAGGATCGTGGAACAGATACTGGCCTTGGCCAGGAGAGAGGCTAAGGTTGAGGCTAGGTCGGAGGAAACCGGATGA
- a CDS encoding PqqD family protein, translated as MQGGSVDIDIKPDRVYVPSDDIVAREIEGELIIVPLVAGVGETEDELFSLNETGKDIWRRLDGKTTLAGIAEALAAEYDVRPDEIERDVIGLVGELVQRKMLVAK; from the coding sequence ATCCAGGGAGGGAGTGTGGACATAGACATCAAGCCGGATCGCGTGTACGTCCCATCCGATGACATCGTCGCTCGCGAGATTGAGGGGGAGTTGATCATCGTACCACTCGTCGCCGGGGTCGGCGAAACGGAGGACGAGCTGTTCTCGCTGAACGAGACAGGCAAAGACATCTGGCGCAGGCTGGACGGCAAGACCACTCTGGCCGGTATTGCTGAGGCGCTTGCCGCGGAGTACGACGTACGGCCGGACGAGATCGAGCGCGACGTGATCGGGTTGGTCGGAGAGCTGGTCCAGAGGAAAATGCTGGTTGCCAAGTAG
- a CDS encoding radical SAM protein, with protein MSSASRRGHQPESGPLPRTQPSPYIDKVRADRGGPWRKRGPLLGHLDIELTERCNNDCIHCCINLPANDRLAREREMTTDEVKSVLTEAADLGCLSVRFTGGEPLLRDDFEDLYLFARRQGMKVLLFTNARLVTPQLADLFARVPPGELAEVTVYGMKPESYEAVSRSSGSYTEFRRGIDLLLECRVPFVVKGVLLPPNRREMDEFETWAATITAMDKPPGYSMFFDLRGRRDSEVKNRQIAGLRLSPEEGVDILSRNRAARHEEMRQFCSKFMGPAGERLFACGAGRGACIDAYGRAQMCLMLRHPDTTYDLKAGSLRDALTNFFPRLRERRATNPDYLARCARCFLKGLCEQCPAKSWAEQGTLDTPVEYLCDVAHAQARDLGLLFVGERAWEVRDGRSRSRKLK; from the coding sequence ATGAGTTCCGCTTCTCGACGTGGACATCAACCTGAATCTGGTCCTCTACCTCGAACGCAACCTTCTCCCTACATCGACAAGGTCAGGGCTGACCGGGGCGGGCCGTGGCGGAAGCGCGGGCCGCTGCTTGGACATCTGGACATTGAGCTAACCGAGCGCTGCAACAATGACTGTATCCACTGCTGCATAAACCTCCCGGCGAACGACCGGTTAGCGCGAGAGCGCGAGATGACCACCGACGAGGTCAAGTCCGTTCTGACTGAGGCGGCGGACCTCGGCTGCCTGTCGGTGCGCTTCACCGGCGGGGAACCACTTCTGCGCGATGACTTCGAGGATCTCTACCTGTTCGCCCGGCGCCAGGGCATGAAGGTGCTGCTCTTCACCAACGCCCGTCTGGTCACGCCGCAGCTTGCCGACCTCTTTGCCCGCGTTCCGCCCGGTGAGTTGGCCGAAGTCACGGTCTACGGCATGAAGCCGGAGTCCTATGAGGCGGTGTCGCGGTCGTCGGGTTCGTACACCGAGTTCCGCCGCGGCATTGACCTGCTGCTTGAGTGCCGGGTGCCGTTCGTCGTGAAGGGCGTTCTCCTACCGCCGAACCGGCGTGAGATGGATGAGTTTGAGACGTGGGCGGCGACGATTACCGCCATGGACAAGCCCCCCGGCTATTCGATGTTCTTCGACCTTCGCGGGCGGCGAGACTCCGAGGTCAAGAACCGCCAGATTGCCGGGCTGCGACTTTCGCCCGAAGAGGGCGTAGACATCCTTAGCCGCAACCGCGCAGCACGTCATGAGGAGATGCGCCAGTTCTGCTCGAAGTTCATGGGGCCAGCCGGAGAACGGCTCTTTGCCTGCGGCGCCGGCCGCGGGGCCTGCATCGATGCCTACGGACGGGCGCAGATGTGCCTGATGCTGCGTCATCCGGATACGACCTACGACCTGAAGGCCGGTTCGCTCCGGGACGCACTCACGAACTTCTTCCCGCGCCTGCGGGAAAGAAGAGCCACGAACCCCGACTATCTTGCGCGTTGCGCCCGCTGCTTCCTGAAAGGCCTCTGCGAACAGTGCCCGGCCAAATCCTGGGCCGAGCAGGGCACGCTCGACACGCCGGTCGAGTACCTGTGCGATGTCGCACACGCTCAGGCCCGCGACCTCGGCCTGCTGTTTGTCGGCGAGCGGGCCTGGGAAGTCCGCGACGGGCGCAGCCGCTCGAGAAAGTTGAAATAG